TTACAATCCACGTTCTCTCAAGTGAGCTGCTGAAATTACTCTCTTGGATGCACGGGTATGCTCGCTGGGCGCTGTGATCGTTGGGCGCCGGGCGCCGAGCGCCGGTATGCTTAGATGAACCATGCTTTTGGTCACTCTTCGAGACTCCTCACTCACGTCTGCATCAATCTCTACCATTTCCGGTAGAATCAACTCATTGTCTCATGGCTTTTGAATTCCATGTCCACCCCCATTCTCACCATAATGGTAGGACTTGACTCTTCCCGTCAAATTTGGTGCAAACTCAagagatatttttcttttcatactcGTGCGCAAATCAAGAAACCCAGACAAAAGCTTCGTCAACCTGAAAGAGACCGGTCCATCAGTGCTTATCTTCTTGATATGAAAAAGATAGTTGACTCTCTTGCGACCATGGGTTCTTTTGACACCACAAATGAACACATTGACGCCATTTTGGATAGTTTTTCAGAGGATTATGATTCGTTTATTACGTTTGTCACTTCCCATTTGGATCCATACATCATCGAAGCCAATATCACCCTGGCTTCTTCCTATACTTTTCCGCCCAAGAATCGATTTTCTTCCCCTGGAGGTCGTTCTTTCTTTCAAGGTCAATGTAACAGTAATCGCTCTTCTTGGAATCACACCCCCACTTCTTGGTCCAACACACACCCAGAATGTCAGATCTGCAATAAAATTGAACACACTGCCATTGAATGTTGGCATAGGAATGAACATGATAACTCCAACATGTTGGGATCGCATAGATTGGTGGCTATATAGACGAGAGTGGTGTTGTGTTAGGGTTGAGAAAATAGAGAGCGGAAAAGAGAGGGTTTGGGAAACGAAGGTGACTTTGAGAAATAAGAATGAACAAGTGACCAGGACGAAAAACTAAGGGAACTAAAAGTGCTCCCGCTCCAAATTTTTGTGATGAGAGGGAAACTAAAATTTTAGAGAGAggggatttaaaaaaaaaaacaaattaacaatttatatttaatgaaacaCTATCAAATTATGTgtgaattaattataaaaaatgtttgtgattagttttttatttatatatttagtcatcaaattaatttttatataaataatttaagcaacttttattacaattttagtacatttttttatttaagtttagaTATCTATCATTGCAAATCAGattagaaaaactaaaattttggaaaattatctaataataaaaattattttagaatatgGTAATTAGAATCTAAAAgtttatttctaataataaaagTTGTTTTAGATATTAATTGTTGGGAAAAGTCGTGTTAGAATGTTTAGGAGGAGGATATAATGACTTAGATTTAGAGATCGAAAAGTTCTTAGATTAATACCACtaaaaattagtttctaaataagtaaaaattctGTACGATcattaattactaaaaatatagtctctcattatattataaatttttgttaataattttaaacaattttatgtatttagaaaataaataaattattcaaaattattactgaaataatatatcaatattttaaaattttaaaattttatattacattttattgaAGTTAAATAAAACTTGACTAAActactttatatattattaacaataaactattttaaatattacgATATAAAAAACAATCATAGTGATAATacatatttatcaaaaaaataaattgtgttaTTCTTGTTGATTTCTTTAGATGGTATTTAAGGGAGCAATACGTATAAATACATTTAATAGAAACAAGGGAAAATAATGGAAAATTCATATAAGATATTAAAtgattattagaaaaaaaactttagcaatctataattttataattagaaaacaaaactttcatttcaatttatataGTAACCGAATTAGTTATCactatttaattagtaaaattatcgGTTGTTATTTCAGTAACGAATTTTATATAGTCGTTAATTACTATATAGTCTCTTATTATAATATAAGtacttattaataataaaaactattgtAAACGTCAATTATTGCAGTTAAGactaagaaaattaaaattttggaaaagtcATATTGGAGTGCATAAAGGAAGGATAATGAGGTGATTTACATGTTGAAATTCTTAGATTAACATATCATAAAGATTAGACGgcagaaaattaaatataataaatttagggttaagtatatttttagtctctGAACTTTGACCTAAAATTGGAATGCATCTCTGTCCAAAACTTTAATACATTCTGGTCCTTAAACTTTAGGAATAAATGAATGTAGtctttttaacccaattatgttaatttatttttacgtGTCGAACGTTTGTCATGTTAGTATTGAAgttgtttacattgtttgaaactttgatacattttggtccctaaactttagaaataaatgaatatagtcattttaacccaattatgttaatttatttttacgtGTTGAACGTTTGTCATGTTagtattggagttgtttacactatttgacacattcttGGTTCAATATCTACTGGGAAATGAGTTCGACAcctcaaaaaaagttaacataattgagttaaaaggattatattcattcatttttaaagtttaaggactAAAATGTATCGAAGTTTCAGACAGGAAAGAATTCCAAATTTGGGTCAaagtttagagactaaaaatatacttaacccataaatttatcttaaatcTATTGACACAAATAAATTAAGtcacaattaattttttttttacaaattgaaatcacaaatatatattttttctattgtcAATTCCTTTCaatctttgtttatattttctCCCTTTTGACAACATATTAATGACATTTAGGGTTTCAAGTATGGGTGGTAAAATGAGTTGGATTCGACGACACTTCGCCAAAATAGAACGAGTCGGGTTGATATTTTCAATTCGCCAGCCTATTTTGGCTTGACCTACCTAACCCGCCAAACTGACGAGTCAAAGACGAGCAAGCTTGCCCTAGCCCACTGAcctgtttttatctttttaattaaaaatatttaaaagtattaaattttttatattatatttttataaagatgtaaatattcaatattattataatttaagtcGTTGACCCTTACAAACTCATTTCTAATTATGAGTTATAatagagtattttaaaatataaatacaataataatttggTTTAATTCTTTGGAAGGTCCTCGTTTTTGTTCCAAAATCTCAAATGAGTTCTCATGATGAGCCGACATCGGTATTAATCAGCGAAATCTTGCTCCACTCAATGGTGAATCACCTAAATGGCCTCTAGATGTCAATTTGTTCGGTGAAATCGACTGAATATGCTGCATAAGACTCGTACGAGTTCTAGTGGGGAGCTCTCACTATTCCGATACAACCTGACGAGGTgaaaacctaatctagggtttatGGTTGAACTAAGACGAAAGGGGGAAAACAAACCACTCTCATTCATTAAAGTTGAGCATTACAAAGGAATGACTTGCCTTTTATAGATGAAGAAGGCAACCGGTAAAGTAGACGGAAGAAAAACAATGGATGTTGTCTAACAAGATGTCCTAACAACTAAGGATTGGGGAAGAAACGTTGAAACTCTAACGGAGATAGGTGGGTTTCTCTTGAGAAGAAATGTTGAAACCCTAACAGAGTGGATAAGAAGAAAACCCTCGAAGAGATGTAAGGTTAAGAAGAGAAATGGTCTGCAACGCGTGATGAATTGGGCTTGTGCAAGACGTGAAGCTTCAGCCCAAATAAGATGCTGAAATTGATGCACACATGGTGTAGGAGAAGAATTGGGCCACTTCCTTGCAGATTCAGTCTGAAGCCCAAAAGGAGGTGTTGTTGGAATTGGGCCGCAACAATCAAAGGCCCAAGACGCATAGGAAGATGTTACTGATGTGTCGTCTGAAAAATGGGCCGCATTTAATAAAAGCCCAATTAGaacaaacatttatttatttaaaaacaaaataaactcAATAGGCCTAGTCAATGGCCAAGCGTTAAGTCTTGATGGGATCACATCACCTTAGATTTTAAGTCGTTCCCATTGGatccttttttaaaaaaattattccaaTTTGGTCCTTTCTGTTAGAGCATTAATGGCCACGTTAACTGTGTGCCACGTGTTAGCtcgtgttttttttaatttttaaaattttatcttaaaaaagctgccacgtgtcaatctaatgtCTTatcacgtgtcagcttctgcttttctgattttggttttttttttatatataattttttaattaaaaaaattgttatggTTCTGCCATGCGTCatttgtttttatgaaaaaaattcaatttggtcattgtatttatgattttgtctcaatttagtcctagtTTCTTTTtgaagttaaataattttatcccTTCAAAattcaatcttgaattgtccagttggacagtttaagaagattaatcattTTCTAGTAGTTTATTggagcatatatatatatatatatatatatatatatatatatatatatatattttaatatacatatcttaaaattcatgaatatttgtcaattgtattttgtattaatcttcgggtgcatatttgattgtggttgataattacttcatttcgtgtatcctgaagaACAATGCGAAATATTgacaaaattttgtgaaatttaagatatgtattttaaaagtaatatgttctaataaaataaagaaagtgaatcttcttgaatgggatagggtcacaccttcaTTACGAagtgagcattgattcaaatattactgaaattgttcaccaattttagtatatatacgtatggatcgagattggattagTTTACCACGTATCAGtgctgagtatgagaatggagtagaagaatttataaaatttgcgcaacgttatgagggtagaagtgatgatgagatgaagttcagatgtccttgtgtcaactgtttgaatgggagaaagttgaatgcaactcaagttagagaacatcttatttgtgatggtttccttaaaagttatacaatatggacatggcacagCAAATTAATAAACTTTCCAACTGTTTCCCGAAGTGAATATGTTGTCGATTCCATCACGgaagagcgacgggaagagcgaGTGCaagaagacaatatggaggacatgatacgggatgttggcacagaagcttttgcacaagtGCATGTCTATGAGACGATGTATGTTGATGCGAAAATTCCATTGTATGtcggttcaactaagttcacgcggTTGTTAGCagttttaagacttatgaatttgaaagtgaCCAATGGGtggacagataaaagcttcacagaattgctcgtgctcttgaatgaaatgcttcccgagggaaatactctacccactcgaaactatgacgccaagaaaattctttgtccgatgggtatggagtataaaaggaaCACACATGTCCCAATGATTacatattatacagaaaagaatttgaagatttgaaaaaaatgtccaaagtatgggtcatcacggtacaagcagaaaagaaaaagtgaatatagtggtcaaatagagaaggaaggatctttgaaagtagtctggtaccttccaatcgtgcccagacttaagcgtttgtttgcaaatcctaaagaccTTAGATGACATGCAACTGAGATAAGATGTGAAAAACTCCTTCGTCATCCAGTTGATTcaatgcaataaaaaaatattgatcaggaatttcccaaATTCGATAAAAAATGTAGAATAAttcgttttggcttagctaccAATGAAATGAATTCATTCagtaatttaagtacaaaccacAATTGTTAGCccgttatattattcatttacaacttagtCGATAAAGTTTATTATATTGGTTATAACactgtttttgttgttgtatataTCGAATGAATTTTTGTTAAACTTCCattagaattaatatttttttcttaggaAGAGATAAGAGTCATCCAACTTATTATTATGGTTTTGAAATCAATTATTGATggacaaataatataatttatctttaatgtGTTCTGACAATACAATTTAATAATTcagttataaatatttaatataatatttgtaacaTTATCTTCCAATCTCATATTAAGTCCAAAGTCAAAGCATACATTTATAAAAGGTTATTTAGTTAACGACAAGTTTTCGATGCTATACCCGAAATAATTTTATGATCAAGCTATATTATTTAAGAACAAAGTTGGTACTTGGTACTATAATTGTGAGTATTGAATCGACTATCAGTTTGTGAAAGAAGAAGGACTAggtgaaagaaataaaatggtttagtataaaatcattatatatatatatatatatatatatatatatatatatatatatatatatatatatatatatatatatatattaatttcaaaaattatttgaatgcaaatatttaaaagacaaacttaaataaaaaattaaatacaattcaAATCAGATTActaaatacaatataaattttaaaaaattaatcttttatcatataatttaataaatctaaataaaaatatataaaatcaaattttaattgattattaattgattaatatatttttattattttagtactttgaatttaaaataaaatatttaaacaaaattagttaATAGTTATTAATGAGTCATAGATATCCATAAGTGAGATACCATCACACTGCTACAAAAAAGTCATTTAGCCACCGAAATAATATGGTGgcaatttgtaattaaaataaccACTGATTTATATAATTCTCAAATTAGCCACCGAATGAGTTGTTAGCGATATTAGTTCTTATAGCGATTGAAATAATGACCGACAATGTTAGTGACAAAAATTTAGTCGCTAAATCGGTGGCtatgaaaagtaaatttaattatttgttttagcCATCGAATTAATCACTGAATAATGTGGTTTATTAGCAACTGAATTCGTTTCGGTGACTAAATAGCGACTGAATGTGTTTCGGTGACTAAATAGAAGTCCATTTCGCACTCAATTAAAAGATTAGAGACCAAATATATTTTAGTGACTAAATTATATTTGGTATTTGCCTCCCTTGCATATGTATTtagaattaatttcattttgattttatgttgGATCATGTAATGCACtactttttattacattatatattgCAATTTATTGTTATgtagtataattaaatatgcaacATTTATAAGGAGGTagaaaattgaatataagcAGGTTGGTTCAACCACCGATTTAGCCactgatattattataattaaattataaaaatgtatcTATTTACGACTAAATTAGCGACTGAAAactatttcataaaattaaaatatgccCCTATTAACGACTAAAAGTTCAATGGTTGgttaaattggtctctaatatTTCAAGGTGACCAAATTTGTAGTGACCAATTAGCGACTATAATATTGGTGACTATTTAACTACCGATGTTAAAatcaataactaattattttgcGACTAAAATTTTTGTCGCTATTTATTATCACTAGCTAATTTGATTGCTAAAAGTGTTAGCCACCAATTTTACTCACGTggctaaaatgttttttttttctggtagTGATAACATATTCTTTAATTCCATAAACAAGTAACTTCAGCGGATACTCAAATCCATTACTTGCAAATATCtaagaaaattattcatttagtatcttttaaaaattttacgcCTACACATATTCGAAGCACGACTTTCTTTACCATTCACATGGCGTCAAAGCATTTGAACCAGTTGGTTGTGGAAATTTTGGGACTCATACTGATGTATTTTAGTGATTTGATAAGCCAAACGCATAACAGTCGATAATATCTGTAATATCTCAGTTTTTGTGTGATAAGCATAATTAACTGTTTTGAAAGGAGAATGTTTTGTAAGAATATTCTTGGTACCGGTATCACCACTTGTAAGAACAAAAATCTTTGATAGAATTCCTTTAATTCCGAATTCTTAGTTTTGATGAGTTCTATTATATGATTAGAGCACCCGTattctttcatatttatatattattttttgctgataaaaaaaattcaattggtGGAATCCGAAGTGACCGAATGTCCAGTTAGGAATTTCCTAGAATCGACTTTAATTTCTATCAGTCATGAACTGAAAAAACCAGCTAGTCATATGTGTCATCCAATTTATAGATTTGTTTAGCTTCATGTATGACTTACTTTTATTATAGACCATGACGTACTGTAATTGTACAATGAAGGATATGatgaaatgaattaatatatCACCATTTCCCTTCgaccctttttcttttcttgttatACTAATTTTGCTGTAGCTTAATATTTGCTCGCTAACAACATAATAACAGGGAAATAATCacacatttaaaataaacaaattctcATAAGaaaatttctttcatttgaATTAATTACAGTGtgatttcataattataaataaatctcTCCTCTTAAAGAAAGGGAAAAATTCACACTCAACTCTAGTCAATCCTCAACTCATTTCacgcaaaaattaaaaaagtaaaatgcaACTGGTTAGAAGCAATTGCGCATGTGGAAACAAAAAAGGAGGCAGAATgatgaaagaaaatgaagaaatgtagGGTCCGTTAACATTTGGGAAGATCGGCTGGTGGTGGAAGCAGCTTCTGATTTGGGAGTTTTCCGTCCAAGACAAGCCAGGCCATCTTAAGACCCCAGCTTGTGTGCACTTCCAAATGACAATGCATGAACCATGCCCCTGCACACAtcaattttcttacttttcttccttttcaatatttttatcatttcatcAAAATGAACCAAAATACTTTTTGTGctagaatgaaaatttaatgaTGCAACCAACCTGGATTATCTGCCAAGAATCTGATAGCAACCCATCCACCGGAAGGAACACCAACCGTGTTTCTCTCAACGGGATCAACAAGATTGAAGCTTTTTGGGTCCTTATTTGGGTCATAGTTCCCAAAACCTTGACCGACAACAAAGAAGTTAAAGCCATGCAAATGGAGAGGGTGACTCTCAGCACCGAGAATGCTGGTGTCCTGCATCACGAGCTCTACACTGGTGTTGAAGGGAAGAACCAGCACCTTTGTTCCGTTGCTGACCATGGTGTTGTTGGGAGGGGTGCCAGTGTAGTTGAATGGAAGCAATGGTTTGGTTGGAAAGTCAGGGGTGTAAACTCCATTGGATTGCCCAAAGAAGTGTGCTTGAAGAAGAGCAGTGGTTGGTTGTATGTAAGAAACATTGTTAACTGAAGCTGAAAACTTTGTTGCATTGGTGGGTCCTTGACAAGTTTGGTTCTTCTGGCAGGGAGTGGTGCCAAGGCCTACTGTGAAGAAAAACTGCTTATCTACTTTCTGGGGAACATTTGCAGGAAACTGAGGGCTTGCCAAGCTGCGGAGTTTGTTGGAGAATTTTGTGGCAAAAGAAGTGTCGTTGAGTGCAGGGAGAAGAGGTTTGAGGAGGGGAAGGTTTTTAAGTGAAGCAGATGAATGATGAGTATTTGGTGGGGTTTTGTATTCCAAAATGGCAGCCACAGTTGAGTTGTCGAAAGTGCCAAGGCCAGTGGCGTATGGTCTGGCAGTCATGAGGAATGTGGCGTTGGGATAGTGAGACTTTGTTTTCAGAAGAACATTAGTGGTTTGTCCAGGAGCAATCAGGAGGGTATTGGTCGTGAAAGGCTTCACGTAAACTGCATCTGCTTCAACAACTGTTACTGTGTGATTCGCAATGCTGAAAAACAGCTCATCGTTCAGTGCCGCATTGATGAATCGTAAAAGGTAAGTCTTCCCCGGCTTCACCTTCAGCTTGAATGTATCTGTCAACAGTGAGATCATACAAAGAATCAAGACATTGAACTGTGatgattatttaattgttttgtaaGATTTAGATTGATTAGAATGTGATACCTTTGTGAGAGCAGTTATACAATGGCCCTGGAAGTCCGTTAATCGTGTAGGCGTCAGAGACATTTGGGCCTCCACCCGTTTGCAATGCTTGTGCTATGACTGCCTCGGGATCTGAATTCCACCATTCTCCTGAAAAAGATATCATGTGAAAGAGCATGATTAGCTCATGCAAGTTATGAAAAGGGTACTGATTTGTATGGCAATTTGCTCACCAAACAAGATAGGAACTTCCTTGTGGGGTTTAGGAAAAGGGTATTGAGAATTGAGTTTGGGAAGAATGATGAGAGGACCGTAAAGACTTGCTCTTAGCCATGAAATATGAGCATGCCAAAACAGTGTTCCCCTTTGGCCACTAATGGTGTAATTGTAAACATAACTTTGACCACTTTGGATGGGGCATTGAGTCACGTATGCCGGTCCATCGGCCCACCCGGATCGAAGCTGTCGAATGCCATGCCTGGTTTTCAAACAAACCCAATCATATGCTAAGGTCATACAATAcaattattgttgttttttgaTCTGAAAACACAGTTATTATTTACCAGTGAATGGTGATGTTGTCGGGCACATGGTTGGTGACTTTGATGAGAAGACGGTCTCCCTCCCTTGCCACAATGCGAGGTCCTGGAAACTGCCCGTTCACTGTCACCATGCTCTTTGTGTGGCACAGTCTTGTCACATTTTGGTGCCTTATCTGTGTCACCACCACAATAATTCAATTTTCTCACTCACAGAGACAAcaacagaaaaaacaaaaaacacaagtCAATAATAAAAGATGGTATAACGAGTGCTGTAATGTAGTACTTCAAAATGGTAGTGTCTGGTGCT
This region of Vigna unguiculata cultivar IT97K-499-35 chromosome 5, ASM411807v1, whole genome shotgun sequence genomic DNA includes:
- the LOC114183656 gene encoding laccase-17-like; translation: MGFSLVQIPVFLLWFVIFCMFEVSQGGSTRHYHFEIRHQNVTRLCHTKSMVTVNGQFPGPRIVAREGDRLLIKVTNHVPDNITIHWHGIRQLRSGWADGPAYVTQCPIQSGQSYVYNYTISGQRGTLFWHAHISWLRASLYGPLIILPKLNSQYPFPKPHKEVPILFGEWWNSDPEAVIAQALQTGGGPNVSDAYTINGLPGPLYNCSHKDTFKLKVKPGKTYLLRFINAALNDELFFSIANHTVTVVEADAVYVKPFTTNTLLIAPGQTTNVLLKTKSHYPNATFLMTARPYATGLGTFDNSTVAAILEYKTPPNTHHSSASLKNLPLLKPLLPALNDTSFATKFSNKLRSLASPQFPANVPQKVDKQFFFTVGLGTTPCQKNQTCQGPTNATKFSASVNNVSYIQPTTALLQAHFFGQSNGVYTPDFPTKPLLPFNYTGTPPNNTMVSNGTKVLVLPFNTSVELVMQDTSILGAESHPLHLHGFNFFVVGQGFGNYDPNKDPKSFNLVDPVERNTVGVPSGGWVAIRFLADNPGAWFMHCHLEVHTSWGLKMAWLVLDGKLPNQKLLPPPADLPKC